The genomic region TTATCTACAGATGATTAACGTTAACATATGTGTTCATATGTGACCAGCTTAGCAGGATTATTACCGTTTGTTCTTATAAAATTCCGTTTCATGTTTCGGTAAGAGTTAAATTACAGTTTTAAGTTTGCATTGAACAGACATGTATCTATGCAACTACGGCATATATTTAGTTCAAATTTCATTTTGTCATCATCATGTCAGATCACAGACCCAGGTATATAGTTATCAGCTCCAATTCAACAGAAGTTTGCTTATTATCGTACGTTTAGGAATATGTCGTTGGGAAAATTCAGGTAGGCATTTACGTGTGTCAACTCATAGCTTGAGCTTATGTAAATATAGTATGCGGTTGCATTTGGGAGCCTATTTAGTTAAGTACAAGTTCACTGttgctaaatatttttttacaagctGAACGTTTACATATACTGTAAAACTACTACTAATAATCGACTTCAAATATGTCTTTGTTGTCATAATATCAAGAAGAAAAGAAGAACACTAGTCTTTTAATAGCTCTTAATTTTGTCCGTGTTACTTACTTTGAAAAAAGTGATCAATAATTGTTTGGTGAAATAATCTTGACGTTttaatgtttgaaaatgttattgttatttaatgcgatttttagctcatctattttttgaaaaaaaaagagctattgtcatcaccttggcgtcggtgtcggtGTCGGCGTGGGCGTCGGtttcggcgtccggttaagttttgcgttaaggtacacttttctcataaagtatcaatgctattgcatttaaacttggtacacaaACTTACTATCGTAAGGGGCTGGggaggcaaagttagataactctggcttgcattttgacagaataatgtgccctttttatacttattaaattgaaaaattggttaagttttgtgttaaggtccactttttccctcaagtatcaaagccattgctttcatacttgcaacacttactaactatcgtaaggggactgtgcaggcaaagttatgtaactctgactggcattttgacggaattttgtgccctttttatacttaaaaaattgacaatttggttaagttttgtgttaaggtccacttttttcctaaagtatcaaagccattgcgttcatacttgcaacacttactaactatcgtaaggggactgtgcaggcaaagttatgtagctctgactggcattttgacagaattatgtgccctttttacactatacacccctctccactccacccctccatcctttgtgattgaaattgagataggtccctacacctttaaaaagaaaaatagatgagcggtctgcacccgcaaggcggtgctcttgtttatttttaccaCCCACCTAGTAATTTGTTTgtgcgtttttttttttcattttatacagAGCCCCATTTGAAGAAAGAAACGGCATTTTTAACGTTTAACCCCTGATTTAAGActttaaacttaattttattcACGAATATTTACAAAAGGACATGTTTCAGTATAAATAATAACTTGAAGtggataaataaaaataccacCACTTAACTGATAACTTTTTGTAAGATACACTTGCTTGAATAAAAATGGGCATAGGACTCTTTTAAACTATGTTCTGATAGATTTCAAAATGTTGGCGAGCTAcacaaataagaaaataaattctTTTGATAACGGATGTGTATTTAAAACTTAGGATTTTCATCAACAATCAAATTGCATATTGTTGAATGTCGTTTTTGTTAGACTAACATTAATACAACAGATTTATCGTGTGTTTCATTCATTTCATTTGTCAGAAAGGTCTCTCAATTTAAGGCGTGTCCGTGGCGGGGTCACATGGTCCCTCGTGCACGGCGTGAAGGCTGTGTCCGTGATGGGTGCAGATGCCCTTTGCAAACTCACAGCTGAAATGTATATTACAAGTTaagtttaacaattaaaaaacacaGCTTAAAGgttaataataattcaaagctaCTCTGTTAATACAAACACGGCCCCTTTATGATTATTTTTGAGCATAGTTACAGTACCTGTTTTGGTAGGTCACATGTGTTTGTCCATCAAACGCACAGACGGGCTCGGGACTGTACGTGGAGCAGTCAGTGGCGAGCACGCTGACACAGTGTGGGCTGCCGATCTCGGGCTTCGCAGAAAGGGCGATGTCTAAACAGGCGTAAATATTGACTCTCAATTGTTGCCGATGTCGTGAAAAGTCAGCAATATGCCTAAACAGTTGTCCTTAACAGTAAACAATTGTTTGTCCACGTCGGGTTTATCAGCAAGGGCCAAGAGAAATTCTCATCgccataataattatcatcagAATACTCATTATCCTtcgtaaataaactatttaaaatttgAACGAGAAAACTAGATATAAATGAATCATATATGTctctttaatattcaatattctCAATTGTCAAATCGTCTAAAAACTACTAATCGCATTTATGAACATGTGTCGAACAAAATGTGTATGCTTGTATTATAGCAATGAGTGACCATCTTGAAgaacattaaatataaatgagccgctctgtgaaaagggggtttaatgcttgtgcgcaaAATATTGTCGCATATTAGCATgttcaatctgcacaggcttatcagggacgacactttccgccttaatttgatttatgctaagaagagactttctttaagcgAAAAgtatcataaagcggaaagtgtcatccctgatttgcctgtgcggactgcacaagctcatctgggaccacactttacgtacatgcatttaaaccaattttcacagagcacgacttaATTGCATGTGCAaactaaagaaataaaataaagtaaaaacctACCCAAAATAACGCAGAGACATACGATACGCAACATATTGAGGAGCAGTGATTTCTGACACTGACGATTTTGTAGTCCTATTTATTAAGACCAGTAAATCGTGATCTCACCAAGTCACGAAGTAGCGATTTCAACCACCAACGTGTTCCATATAGGTTATTTGACTGATAAGATGACTGTCTTGTGTCTCTGTGTTAAAGTCCAACGCGGAGATAGATAGGACAACGACATCATAACAAATAACTATCTGCTCCTactttttcttcgtttttttctgtcattttataAAGTTTGTCGTTGCAATTAGTGATAAAAATGAGTGTCAATGGCATCTAATGGctacaaatgcaaaaaaaaatgtttggtcgTTTGATACATGCATTTTATCATTTGAGAAATTAACGAGTTCCCTTCGCGCGACAGCGCATTAAATAAGGACCCGTGAGAAGGTTTTTAGTCTTATTTATAGTCTTATATATTGTTTGGAATAAGAATTCTCATAGCTGTAACGACCAGCTACTCTGTATTTTGAAACTAACTGAAATCATAGTTGATGATGTTTTACGCTCTATCCCGGTAAAAACATGGATTTTCTTAAGTGGACCACCGACTGAGATCAAGGAGCGGTCCCGGCTCGTGTTGTGGGTATTTGATATACCAACAACTGCATACGCAGGAAAATATTATGTATTTGCATATGGCTCTGTTATGTACAAAAAAAGTGTATTGCGATAGTCGATCCGGGTTAGATTGGtgttattaattaaacaaaaatagtaaATATGTTTGTGTCTGTATGTACAAGACTTCCTATTACAATTTAATCAAATACTCTTTGGGAACATATTGGTTAAACTAAGTTGGGCCAATCTTTATGAGGTCACAATATGATAATATGTCTTGATATTGTCAGGAGATAAAAGGTGACCGTTGTACTACTTAATGGCTTTTGTACGTAAGAACGGTGTTATCTGTGATGTCCTAAATTCCGGAACATTCGATGTCGATCAGTAAGCAACAGCCCGACGTTTCATTATTCCAATATTAAGCAGTAAAATAGGCGTGTTTGTTGATCATCAGTTCAGAACTATTAACCTTGCAATCATGCGCGTTCATTGGATGGTTCTTTTATGCGCAACAGGTGAATGATgtgttaattgtaattatttaggctgaaaaataatgcaaacgTACAATATGATCGGTAAACTGTTCTTTAGAGTTTCGTATTAAAGAAATGAACTGATCAAACATGATTTGAATTATGCTTGTATGATATTAAAGTCTGATCTGGAAAGAGAGAGATATACTGACCACAGTAATTTTTCAACATGAATATACATACGTGAGAActttgttcatttattatgaaGATTTTGATTATGATTTTCATGATCCTGATTTCTTATAGACAATGTTTATGAAATCAGAAGTTCTCATTACATCAAGATTTGTGGTATGACTACTTTATTCTCTCTTTTTAGcaatttttaaatacatgttgaaatatctttatatgtttatattaggTTCATCGGAAAACATATTGtagaataatattttgtattaaactaATCATTGACTGGagtatttttcattatttgttaatgATATACGTTTATCATAAAAGTGTCGTAATAACTTATGTTTCTAGTTGGTAGGTTATCCTTCTATCCTCGGAAATCTTGTATCAAAAGGACGTCTGGTATTTCGGTGCTAGTAACAAGGTTCCAGTACTTAGGGATTAAAGTAAAGAAAGTAACACTGATGTTCGCGTCATTGCAGTTGCGAATGCGCAGAATTTCAACGGCGGCGACTCCACTTGGTACTGCGGTATCCTGGCCAATGAAAACTGCAGCATTCACATCGCCGAGCCCAGATGTGGAACGGACCTCATCACATACACAAACATGTACACTACACTgtgaaatatacatatttatatgaacttattattttacttttgaaaGGCCACTTATGGGGAGTGTAAAAGGATTAATGATTACATaacattgcataaaaatattgaaacaagaaAGTAAAGACTTATTTTGTTTCGTTTGGTTTTACATTTTTGTGCAATATAACTACAAAACAGTAAACAAGTTTGTTATACGTTAACGAATACGTTTCTATAAATTGAGATTGAGATAACGTACCGACACAGTATATGGACGAAAACTGTGAATCGTAACACAACATCAGAGCTAAGTATAAGATTCATCGCTATACATTTGAGTCGCGCTctaaaaaaaatgtgatttaatGCTTGCTTGATCGTTAAATGTcgatccagattagcctttgcagtccgcacagactaataagggacgccactccgcacagactaatatgggacgccactttccgcccaaactggattttcgtcaagaagtaTTCCTTTAAAGAATGATACAATacaagcggatagtgtcgtcacTTATAAGCCTgtaatgactgcacaggcttatctgggacgacacttaacgcaaatgaaTAAAATCCCCTTTTCAAATAGCGAGGCTCATTTATATTCAGGTGTGCACTAGGACAGGCTCACTGCAAGGATGCCACTGTAAATCAGTTGCACATGGGTCCATGCGGAGATGGCGGTACCACGACCAGAAGCCCTGAACAGATTGTGCACGGAAGCGAGGTACGTGTAGGTCAGTTGATTACAGCTGGTTCACGGTGGCAAGTTACgtgtattttaattaatttcagctGGTTTACAGTAGCGAGGTACGTGTATGTCATTTAAGTATAGCAGGTTCACTGTAGCGAGTTACGTGTATGTTATTTGAATACATCTGGTTCACCAAGGCGAAATACGTGTATGTCACTTGATTACATATTGTTAATTGTATCGAGGTACGTGTATGTCACTTGATTACACATGGTTAACGGTAACGAGGTACGTGTATATCACTTTATAACAGATGGTTCACGGCAACGAGGTACATGTATGCCAATTGATTACACATGGTTAACTGTAGCGAGGTACGAGTATATCGCTTGATTACCGATGGTTCACTGTAGCAAGGTACGTGTATGTCAATTGATTACAGGTGGTTCAAGGTAGCGAGGTACGTGTTTGCCAATTTATTACAGATGGGTAACTGTAGCGAGGTACGTGTATATCGCTTGATTACAGATGGGTAACTGTAGCGAGGTACGTGTATATCGCTTGATTACCGATGGGTAACTGTAGCGAGGTACGTGTATATCGCTTGATTACAGATGGTTCACGGTAGCGAAGTTCGTGTATATCACTTGATTAAAAATGATCACGGTAGCGAGGTATGTCAATTGATTTCAGATCGTTACCTGTAGCGAAGTAAAACGTACACGTAGCAAGATACGAATAACATGTGGTGCAATCAAACAAAGTACAATTACATATACTAGTTAATTGAAGTGAagaattaacaagactattgccaagcaatatatgtcccctaccggctccaccattgtcagaaattccaccattgtcagatttttttttaaatatttgttgccatagcaaccagaagttttgacgcaggaagaaaatgaaataacgtgcataatgtccatattgccatctatccatgtttcaattttaatgaaaaaatattaagaacttttaaagttatcgcaggatccagaaaacaacaattttcagcagtatttctagtctatttgttgccatagcaaccagaatttttgacggaGGAACAAacttaaatgacgtgcataatgtccatattgccatttatccatgtttcaagtttcatgaaaaaatattaagatcttTAAGTTAttacaggatccagaaaagtgtaactgactgacggactgacggacggacagatggactgacggacagagcgcaaaccataagtcccctccagtgaaaccggtaggggacaataacacgTGAACGATATACGATAAACATGTTTTGCCTTAAAGCGAAGTACGGATTAATTTTAGTTTACTTCACTGTAGGACGGTTTGAAATGCACACATTTAACGGTAGCGAAATACAAACTGAACGTAGTTCACGTTATCGAAATAAGAACTGTGCTGATATCTAGGTGGCTAAAAAGAATTAGACGTAGTTTCACCGTAGTGAGTTAGAATGGCAGCGAGGTATACATTAAACGTAGTGCACGGTTACGAGGTACACGGTGTACGTACTTTAAAGTAGAACGCTACGAAGAGCACAAGTTCATAATAGCAACGTACGAATTGCAAACAGTGGGTGGTACTGATGTTCGAATTACACGTAACTTACGGTAGCGAGATGCGCATTTCAAAGCGAAGAGACAGGAACAAGTCAATGATTTTTTCATGTGATGCTGCTTCAACAAGCACTTGATTAATttcattgttgttctttttttgagttctgtttaaacaaatttaaagttTCCGTCATGCCAGTTTGACATTTACATGTTCCATTTCAGCGAATTGATGCGTTATTACATGATGGATGGAGATCACAATTATATTAGTTATCGAAcgggatatatatatagattACCTTTCAAACGTTTCAAACGGAATGCATTGAAAATGAATAAATCTTTCTTAAGAGCATATGTGCCGCCTAAATAAAGATGTATTTGACAAATATAACATTTGTTTTCGCAGCTTGTATTAGATTTCCAATGCGTAGTGTTGGGTCACAGAGGATGTGAGCCAGCCATGAACGAAAAGATCTGTGGCACGGACGGGATCACATACCAGAACTTGTGAGTGAATCTGTTCATATATAAGGGATAACATACTAGAACTTGTGAGTGAATATGTTCATCTGTAAGGGATCACATACCATAACTTTTTAATGAGCATTCACATCTGTAAGTCCATTGAAATATGGTCGTTAGAACTCTTTTCGCATGACGCTTGACCTTTTTCAAAATGATGTCTGGAATGTATTGTCCTGTATTATAGAGGCTATTCGTCACTTGCAGTTCATTAAAGAGAAGCGAACTTAACAAGACTTCATTTGCTGACAATGTTTCAAAAGTTTCATTATATTTATAGATAATTAAGAACGTAAACAAATAACCACATACATTGAAAGTTCCAACGTTATGAATTGGAAGAGAACTAAATACGCATTTAACATTTGACCACTTCAACACACAAACTTAATATTTGATGTCCACTTCTCTCGACAGCTGCGAGTACGAGAAAGCGAGGTGCATGCACAGGGACCTGCACGTGGCGAAACTAGGGGACTGCAGCGCGTAAACCGGATGTGCATTCGTGTTTATGTTACATCTTAAGGCGGCAAATCAATAAAATACTTCATAATTTACTTATGCCAGATTAAACGCTCGCTGTTGTTTGTAGACAACGGACGCTGGTGAAATGTTTAAGCGATGTTCATATCACTTCTAACAACACACTTTAACTACAACGACCAATCAAATCACTGCTTACAATACACTACAACTACAACGACCAATCATATCACTGCGAACAACACGCTACAACTACAACGACCAATAAAATCACTGCTTACAACACACTACAACTACACCGACGAATCAAATCACTGCTTTCAACAACTTAAACGGCCAAACAGCCTACTTAAAGCACAGGAAATGCCGCAGCAATCGAATCGTGTAATGCAGTAGAACGCATGCATGTTAACAGCAAAATGATTGTATATACACCTATTATACCCACAAACATTGACCTTAatgataaaaagttgtttttcgCAAATGTGGATAAAGTATGAATCTTTAAATTTACCTTTAAATGCTTTAACAACTAAATAAGACGCAACATGTATTGTAAAGATCAACCATTTTTAATGCAAATTTCTTTTGCTTTTCAAAAATTTATAGTCATTAAGAtgtgctttttaaaataaattaccgCAGATCAGTCTGCATCATTTCTTACATGTCGATTAACGAAATAAGTCAATAACTATTTGCCAGGAGCACACCTACATGCAGAAGGTAAAttattgattaaaacaaaaacttgaaTAGTAAAAGTTTTGTCAGCTGTAGTTAACAAATAAGAAGCCCACGTTAAATTTAAAAGGTCAAAATACGCGACAGAATTATCACAACCAACTACAAAGTCAGTTACCGTACTTTTTATTAATAAAGCATAAATACGATACAAATAAAGCTGAAACTTTACTAATATACGTATATACAAGAtttgtcagaagacagcgcgctcgactattcaaagTGCTTGtaagtataacgtaagccatcatggttaaattgttcatatgcaataaggtcaaggtaatatagtcatattctaattggaagaggaccataattgaaacatattgatcgcttatgttttaaagaagttttacATTGATGGAGGTaaattttccacaatctattgaacatttgtaaagacataaaacaaactaataagataaaaagataagtattgatgcaaagcatcaaagggtgtctggtatttcagtgtaaaaggcactcaatgaagttacatggaacgattttttttctactgtaaatattaatatattagccgattattttaatcaaaatagaaaacgatactggtataaccattatctatgattttgtgttataacccttaaataaccattatctatgatgtagtgttataactcccaaataaccattatatatgatgttgtgttgtaacccccaaatattccatagttcattttattaacattggtttcctttttatctggcatccgtgtgcaattttcattaaagGAAcataactgtgtaggtttttaaaaaatctgcttcatctcacaaaatgcgcattgatagtgccacctaaaaaagtccataccaaagggtccataccacctggatagtaatacgtgtcgcgcttctcgccctatatgtggttcttaaaaaaatctccgaggagtgcttgaatctacggaaacgggttgctgggacacagcgcctgcttgataagcggctgcttcctttatcacaactcattgttacaatcaagaatacgtgtcgcgcttcacgctctatatgtggtagggatagtactaagggcctatgatagacaaccataaacaacaacaaaaatacatgcaaaatagatgtgttatttgcatttatttgttaatgtaaaaacacgtgtatttttttatactatatttaagagatgtaagaaattttaattaacgttgtcaccacgcggcatccattaattttaataaaaatgtgcaacgttgtattgaggtcgcattaaaacgcagtattatcaaattgtatttaaaattatatatattatataaataaaataaacaataaataaaaaaatgctccccgcctgggaatcgaacccaccaactcccgattGCTAGGTAGACACCTCATCAACTACACCACACCGACTGAtgaaagtttcagacaaaaatgttttGACTATTCATTttaagtttcaccggttcgcgtatttgcccagtccctgtgatcttttattagtgcccagtccctgtgtttAGCTATTAATCAAAAGAATTAAAtgtgcattattggcaataaatgtaataaatataataggcacactaatttacacaaacaatcaccactatgcaaggtattcttaaaacgaaaatatatacattgatccgtacaataactgctcctcccataagcgataaaaaaatgcattacatactagtcgccgctctccagagcgacgccaataataatAAGTTACGTGAGTTATAATGCTAACGTTTGTAGTTGCTGAATGCCCATATTTCCAAAAACTGACAATATGATTCTTGTCCACAGTTCATGAAAACCtaatttttagacagaatatgattaattattgcaattatatttctgagttatataaaaataaaaaattgttgggATGGTTAgacagtattccaaaaatacaataataaaaataaataatttttttgtaccatgtttaaaaagacaagagctgtgtttgtgaaacacattcCCCCcttctgcgctttgaagccatatatttgacctttgaccttgaaggatgaccttgacctttcaccactcaaaatgtgcagctccatgagatacacatgcaagccaaatatcaagttgctatcttcaatattgcaaaatgtatgaccagggtttaagttttgggacacacacatacaatgacagacacagtccaaaaacaatatacccccttcaTTCAATCCGGGGGAACAAAAAATTCTTTTTAGGTGGGAGTgggttggggtgggggtggagaggggagAATAATGTGGGCGGGTGGTCATTTATtgaggggggattctggggtggggcgtgggtgatggtttgagtggagtccattgtggtatgtaaggtaagtgttgttttatcaaagtatgaatcaaatctgatcataaataaagaagttatggcaattttagcaaaatttaataatttgaccttaagagtcaaggtaattcaaaggtcaatgtcaaatt from Dreissena polymorpha isolate Duluth1 chromosome 5, UMN_Dpol_1.0, whole genome shotgun sequence harbors:
- the LOC127832152 gene encoding agrin-like produces the protein MRVHWMVLLCATVANAQNFNGGDSTWYCGILANENCSIHIAEPRCGTDLITYTNMCALGQAHCKDATVNQLHMGPCGDGGTTTRSPEQIVHGSELVLDFQCVVLGHRGCEPAMNEKICGTDGITYQNFCEYEKARCMHRDLHVAKLGDCSA